The following proteins are co-located in the Pseudanabaena sp. BC1403 genome:
- a CDS encoding glycosyltransferase family 39 protein yields MSSYLSLFLLLLILLRCIFWLFAPPNPDEAYYWLWGQHLDFSYYDHPPLQSWLQGLITAWFGKSLFTLRSLNLLTNGIFFYTYYYILKYLYGDLARRYIWWVILAILASPLYSIMLSLAWHDHLAITLSLLGAYLCIRFLDEYLVNGKGTNWRLYGSAIALSLAHITKYNSLFMTLGLLAAIATYSQLRKLFQDLRLWLCFVIGAIAFLPVFYWNYSNNFLSFRFYANRSVDSGTLIMRLLEPLGFIGISLLMLSPFVAWLLWQGFCNAKGIYKRVALWTFIIPTGLLMVISLFSTALYYWNIHAYLLLFPLLPLAVADSPQPPAPSPRGRGGENLKIFYGMGVFGLLFTSLFVWNSCMFPISAVFGKDGDQDGRMIYGWKEVAAEVQKISNTLPESPLLITSDYRSAAELAYEMQNPNVTAISKRISQFTIWNLENAVKHKGKNAIVISDQWYPLTDEAIAHFDRVTPISNVKIHRFGLYLKTYEIAIGQNYKP; encoded by the coding sequence ATGAGTTCATATCTATCCCTATTCTTGCTGTTGTTGATCCTTTTGCGATGCATCTTTTGGCTATTTGCGCCGCCAAATCCCGATGAAGCTTACTATTGGTTGTGGGGACAACATTTAGACTTCTCTTATTACGATCATCCGCCTTTACAGTCATGGTTACAGGGATTGATAACCGCATGGTTTGGCAAATCTCTATTTACATTGCGATCGCTAAATCTACTCACTAATGGCATCTTTTTCTATACCTATTACTACATTCTCAAATATCTCTATGGAGATCTTGCACGGCGTTATATCTGGTGGGTGATTCTCGCCATCCTTGCTTCGCCTTTATATAGCATCATGCTTTCTTTGGCATGGCATGACCATTTAGCGATCACCCTTAGCCTGCTTGGTGCATACCTATGCATTCGCTTTCTTGATGAATATTTAGTAAATGGAAAAGGCACAAACTGGCGACTATATGGCAGTGCGATCGCCCTTTCTCTTGCACATATTACTAAATATAATTCGCTGTTTATGACATTGGGTTTATTGGCTGCGATCGCTACCTATTCTCAATTAAGAAAATTATTTCAAGATTTGCGTTTGTGGCTATGTTTTGTCATTGGTGCGATCGCGTTTCTGCCAGTATTTTATTGGAACTACAGTAATAATTTTTTGTCATTCCGTTTCTATGCAAATCGCAGTGTCGATAGTGGCACATTAATCATGCGATTGTTGGAACCATTGGGCTTTATCGGGATTTCATTATTAATGCTTTCTCCATTCGTAGCATGGTTACTGTGGCAAGGTTTTTGCAATGCAAAAGGAATTTACAAAAGAGTTGCGCTGTGGACATTTATAATTCCCACAGGTTTATTGATGGTAATTTCTCTGTTTTCTACAGCCCTCTATTATTGGAATATTCATGCGTATTTACTTCTATTTCCCTTACTTCCTTTAGCTGTAGCAGATTCCCCTCAGCCGCCAGCCCCATCTCCAAGAGGCAGAGGGGGAGAGAATCTGAAAATTTTTTATGGGATGGGAGTATTTGGACTATTATTTACATCTCTATTTGTCTGGAACTCCTGCATGTTCCCTATCAGTGCCGTATTTGGGAAAGATGGAGATCAGGATGGGCGGATGATTTATGGCTGGAAAGAAGTTGCAGCGGAAGTGCAGAAAATTAGCAATACTTTGCCCGAAAGTCCTCTGTTAATTACTTCTGATTATCGCTCGGCGGCAGAACTTGCCTATGAGATGCAAAATCCCAATGTGACCGCAATTTCTAAACGCATCAGTCAATTTACTATTTGGAACCTAGAGAATGCAGTGAAACATAAAGGTAAAAATGCAATTGTGATTTCCGATCAATGGTATCCCCTTACTGATGAAGCGATCGCGCATTTTGATCGGGTCACCCCGATTAGTAATGTCAAGATTCATCGATTTGGCTTGTACTTGAAGACCTATGAAATTGCGATCGGGCAAAATTACAAACCATAA
- a CDS encoding histidine triad nucleotide-binding protein, which yields MSETIFSKIIKREIPASIIYEDDLALAFRDVNPQAPVHFLVIPKKPIVKLSEATIEDQALLGHLLLVASKVAAQEGLTAFRLVTNNGAEAGQSVFHLHIHVLGDRAFTWPPG from the coding sequence ATGAGCGAAACTATATTTAGCAAAATTATTAAGCGGGAAATTCCTGCGAGCATTATCTATGAGGATGATCTTGCTCTTGCGTTCCGCGATGTCAATCCTCAAGCTCCTGTGCATTTTCTCGTCATTCCTAAAAAGCCCATAGTTAAGCTTTCAGAAGCAACAATTGAGGATCAAGCATTGCTAGGACATCTATTGCTTGTAGCCAGTAAAGTCGCTGCACAAGAAGGCTTAACCGCTTTTCGTCTAGTTACTAATAATGGTGCTGAGGCAGGCCAAAGTGTTTTCCATTTACATATCCATGTTTTAGGCGATCGCGCCTTTACATGGCCCCCAGGTTAA
- a CDS encoding lipopolysaccharide assembly protein LapA domain-containing protein gives MTRSRFSQTTNAANRKSSSTILILQLTSIGLAITLLAAVFVQNLQPAVQISFLGQKTIEIPLSVAMLVAFVGGGILAFVFNAIASWRQNLLIRRAVIASGSGKDPKEQVKAEKFQSKEEFEEEEEEYEDEEEYEEEDEEEYEDNDPDTVPYGNRSNMKSKDSRQVKRDRPPLDAKFIK, from the coding sequence ATGACCCGATCGCGTTTTTCACAAACTACAAATGCGGCTAACAGGAAATCATCAAGCACGATCTTGATCTTGCAGCTTACGAGCATAGGGCTTGCGATCACCTTACTAGCGGCTGTCTTTGTCCAAAATTTACAACCTGCGGTGCAGATTTCTTTTTTAGGACAAAAAACGATCGAGATTCCCTTAAGTGTGGCAATGTTAGTTGCTTTTGTGGGTGGTGGGATTCTGGCGTTTGTGTTTAATGCGATCGCCTCTTGGCGACAAAATTTATTAATTCGTCGAGCCGTTATTGCATCTGGATCTGGTAAAGATCCGAAAGAGCAGGTCAAAGCTGAAAAATTCCAAAGTAAAGAAGAATTTGAGGAGGAGGAAGAAGAATACGAAGATGAAGAGGAGTATGAAGAAGAAGATGAAGAAGAGTATGAAGATAATGATCCTGACACCGTTCCCTACGGCAATCGCTCAAACATGAAATCTAAAGATTCGCGTCAAGTTAAGCGCGATCGACCTCCCCTTGACGCAAAATTCATCAAATAA
- a CDS encoding flavin prenyltransferase UbiX, whose product MQNQKAIVLGVSGASGMIYAVRSLKFLLNNHYNVDLVASKAAMMVWQSENDMAMPSNLRSQEQFWRDRSETSDGKLICHQFADVGATIASGSFRTLGMLVIPCSMATVAKIAHGLSSDLLERAADVHLKEGRRLVIVPRETPLSLIHLRNLTTLAEAGARIVPAIPAWYHNPQTIEDLVDFVIARALDQMDIDADLIQRWQGRMPSNIAAGDPEL is encoded by the coding sequence ATGCAAAATCAAAAAGCGATTGTATTAGGAGTCTCTGGGGCATCAGGCATGATTTATGCTGTGCGATCGCTCAAATTTTTATTAAATAATCATTACAACGTCGATCTGGTTGCTTCTAAGGCGGCGATGATGGTTTGGCAATCAGAAAATGATATGGCGATGCCGAGTAACTTGCGATCTCAAGAACAATTTTGGCGCGATCGTAGTGAAACTAGTGATGGTAAGTTGATTTGTCATCAATTTGCCGATGTGGGAGCAACGATCGCTAGTGGTTCATTTCGGACATTGGGAATGCTGGTAATTCCTTGCAGTATGGCTACTGTAGCTAAAATTGCTCATGGACTAAGCTCAGATCTATTAGAACGTGCCGCCGATGTACATCTTAAGGAAGGGCGAAGATTGGTAATCGTTCCTCGTGAAACTCCCTTGAGCTTGATCCATTTGCGAAATCTCACCACCTTAGCCGAGGCAGGAGCAAGAATCGTTCCTGCGATTCCTGCTTGGTATCACAACCCGCAAACGATTGAGGATTTGGTAGATTTTGTAATCGCCAGAGCATTAGATCAAATGGATATTGATGCAGATTTAATTCAGCGTTGGCAAGGTAGAATGCCCTCAAATATTGCCGCAGGAGATCCAGAATTATGA
- a CDS encoding OsmC family protein: MTTTVTASVTTPLRPVSKDGLVALAAKAQANPNVIGTLKVKTVCEGQFRNLTYVRDLPEHVIDEPPTLLGQDTAPNPSEALLACLGSCLSVGIHANAIMRGITLSKLELYLEGDINITGVWGIGDLSKKRLGISAVRVKVDIESDATKEELAELLEHANYWSPVANTFRNPVDMEVSLA, translated from the coding sequence ATGACTACAACTGTGACTGCCTCCGTAACTACTCCCTTGCGTCCTGTTAGCAAAGATGGATTGGTAGCCTTGGCTGCGAAAGCACAAGCTAACCCCAATGTCATCGGCACATTGAAAGTAAAGACTGTCTGTGAAGGGCAATTTCGCAACCTAACCTATGTGCGTGATCTACCTGAGCATGTCATTGACGAACCACCAACCTTGCTTGGACAAGATACCGCTCCTAACCCTTCCGAAGCTTTACTGGCTTGTCTAGGCTCTTGTCTGTCCGTGGGCATTCATGCTAACGCGATCATGCGTGGAATTACGCTTTCCAAATTAGAGTTATATCTCGAAGGCGATATTAACATCACAGGTGTTTGGGGTATTGGAGATCTATCTAAGAAGCGTTTAGGCATTAGTGCTGTGCGTGTGAAAGTGGATATCGAGTCCGATGCAACGAAGGAAGAACTTGCTGAACTTCTAGAACATGCAAATTACTGGTCACCAGTTGCCAATACTTTCCGTAATCCCGTCGATATGGAAGTTTCGCTAGCATAA
- the dapF gene encoding diaminopimelate epimerase, with product MSIAFSKYHGLGNDFILIDNRHSAEPILTSEQAVKWCDRNFGIGADGVIFLLTEANGEHRMRIFNSDGSEPEMCGNGIRCLAKFMQDLDIPTTDGKYQIQTGAGLIVPQMDVDGQVTVDMGKPFLTAAEIPTTLGESDRKVVNLPFEVGGKTWNVTTVSMGNPHCMTFVDDVDTIPLAELGVLFEHHPVFPKRTNTEFVEVVNRGYVKMRVWERGAGATLACGTGACATVVAGVLNDLCDRICTVNLPGGDLKINWSAESDRVLMTGPATLVFKGLAKNEL from the coding sequence ATGTCGATCGCATTTAGTAAATATCACGGCTTAGGTAACGATTTTATCCTGATCGATAACCGTCACAGTGCCGAACCAATTCTCACCTCTGAGCAGGCTGTCAAATGGTGCGATCGCAATTTTGGTATTGGTGCAGATGGTGTCATTTTCTTGCTGACTGAGGCAAATGGTGAGCATCGGATGCGGATTTTTAACTCCGATGGTTCTGAGCCAGAGATGTGCGGTAATGGAATTCGTTGCTTAGCTAAGTTCATGCAGGACTTGGATATCCCGACTACTGATGGTAAGTATCAGATCCAAACTGGGGCAGGTTTGATCGTGCCACAAATGGATGTGGATGGACAGGTAACTGTGGATATGGGCAAACCATTTTTGACCGCCGCCGAGATTCCTACGACTTTGGGTGAAAGCGATCGCAAGGTTGTCAATCTTCCATTTGAGGTTGGTGGTAAAACTTGGAATGTCACAACAGTGAGCATGGGAAATCCCCACTGCATGACCTTTGTTGATGATGTCGATACGATTCCTTTAGCAGAACTTGGCGTTCTCTTTGAACATCATCCTGTATTTCCAAAACGGACAAATACGGAATTTGTGGAAGTCGTTAATCGCGGCTATGTGAAAATGCGTGTATGGGAACGCGGCGCAGGAGCAACTCTGGCTTGTGGTACGGGCGCTTGTGCGACGGTGGTTGCTGGTGTTTTAAATGATCTTTGCGATCGCATTTGTACTGTTAATCTGCCTGGAGGCGATCTCAAAATCAACTGGTCAGCCGAAAGCGATCGCGTCTTGATGACTGGCCCCGCAACTCTTGTATTTAAAGGCTTAGCAAAGAACGAATTGTAA
- a CDS encoding response regulator, with amino-acid sequence MPNSEFDDLQLQEELRNLFELDTQKYLQLYVDTVRNLNATNWREDIQQLYRCVHTIKGGSVTVGFQAVLQVSTILEDVLSDLRYLDVAPPLADGELAKALIEAGELLIGSVQMGEQSDPDAAVKYIQTLRDRLQSKYLPEWNEMRQVQQEFADQGFDLVILELEMAIEDLPLTGEVPTEAAEIAKQTVSQLQEIGSEINLAITWQDFLQKGSDLCDRLDCELWHREWMPFLQKVKESARLGGIFEIEPESIISSANIESGLITGNEVASFTNSPVSPTADIQIPVPLDRLERSSQYLVETLMATRATQGFYQSVYANLMPLVSLAQNSVQYITQLREVQDDYALLDASGEQDGLKIERYRQGYTAINRLLEISLRLIELGSETGESARRTADSIQVLDRSLRNLQQTIEESRLVPFSTLAFRSRGILRDLMTRVGKIVQFTIIGEQLELDAGTLRSLEPVVLHLLRNSYDHGIEDTPNREKLGKSLQGKIELSLKRRGSMFDLNIRDDGKGIDPDLISQIAKSKGLPLTDTSTSDRLLNVLCQSGFTSTTVVSDISGRGVGMDVVASQVALMNGKLSLVSQIGKGTAFTIQIPVPHLFVRCMLLQAGDRTFAVPTSEIHTTTLVEALLWQKIERSDYTIEVQEEYGKVPAIDLYQYWQGQTETRTLLPSAIAVRTKQSDSNQGVWLIADTLIGQSDLLVNPIPEPLVAPIGLIGMSLMPDGKLIPVIDALSFVEVFFSSESERLTISSSQSNTSFLELSSDRQILVVDDAALMRRRIESSLSPQGYEVTTCDDGMDAWQWLQQHSQPALLITDIEMPRMDGFTLIDRCRQAGFDMPILVISSRLAEEWSRETNRLGATDYLTKGFSTSELVNKVSALLELRTLA; translated from the coding sequence ATGCCAAATTCTGAATTTGATGATTTACAATTGCAAGAAGAACTGCGTAATCTATTTGAATTAGATACTCAGAAATATTTGCAATTATATGTGGATACTGTTCGCAATCTGAATGCTACCAATTGGCGCGAAGATATTCAGCAACTATATCGTTGTGTCCATACGATTAAAGGTGGTTCCGTAACTGTAGGATTTCAAGCTGTACTTCAAGTCTCGACCATATTAGAGGATGTACTTTCCGATCTTCGCTATCTCGACGTTGCTCCACCTTTAGCTGACGGGGAATTAGCTAAAGCTCTGATCGAAGCTGGCGAGCTTTTGATTGGCTCAGTCCAGATGGGTGAACAGAGTGATCCTGATGCAGCGGTGAAGTATATCCAAACTCTGCGCGATCGCCTTCAATCCAAATATTTACCCGAATGGAACGAAATGCGCCAAGTTCAGCAAGAATTTGCTGATCAAGGTTTTGATTTGGTCATCCTTGAACTAGAAATGGCGATCGAAGATTTGCCTCTCACGGGTGAAGTCCCGACAGAAGCTGCTGAGATCGCTAAGCAAACAGTTTCCCAGTTACAGGAAATCGGTTCAGAAATTAATTTGGCGATAACTTGGCAAGATTTTTTGCAAAAAGGGAGTGATTTATGCGATCGCCTAGATTGTGAGTTATGGCACAGAGAATGGATGCCATTTCTGCAAAAAGTCAAAGAAAGCGCTCGTCTGGGTGGAATTTTTGAAATTGAGCCAGAATCAATTATTTCATCGGCAAATATAGAATCAGGATTAATCACTGGCAATGAGGTTGCATCCTTCACCAACTCTCCAGTTTCTCCCACGGCAGACATTCAAATTCCTGTGCCCCTCGATCGCCTAGAGCGATCATCCCAATATCTAGTTGAGACCTTAATGGCAACTCGTGCCACCCAAGGGTTTTACCAGTCTGTTTATGCAAACTTAATGCCGTTAGTCTCGCTTGCTCAGAATAGTGTGCAGTACATTACCCAACTGCGCGAAGTCCAAGATGATTATGCATTATTAGACGCTTCAGGAGAACAGGATGGGCTGAAAATTGAGCGCTATCGTCAAGGCTATACAGCAATTAACCGTTTATTGGAAATCAGTCTCCGTTTGATTGAGTTAGGCTCAGAAACTGGCGAATCGGCAAGGCGAACTGCTGATAGCATCCAAGTTCTCGATCGCAGCCTACGCAACCTCCAGCAAACCATCGAAGAAAGCCGACTTGTTCCATTCTCAACCCTAGCTTTTAGATCGAGAGGAATTTTACGAGATCTAATGACTCGCGTCGGTAAAATTGTCCAGTTTACAATTATTGGAGAGCAACTGGAACTTGATGCAGGTACACTTCGCAGTTTAGAACCTGTGGTACTCCATTTGTTGCGTAATTCCTATGATCATGGAATTGAAGATACACCTAACCGAGAGAAGTTGGGCAAATCTCTACAGGGAAAAATTGAGCTATCTCTAAAACGTCGAGGCAGTATGTTTGACCTTAACATTCGTGATGATGGTAAGGGAATTGATCCCGATCTCATTAGCCAGATAGCCAAATCTAAAGGACTGCCGCTTACCGATACCAGTACTTCTGATCGCCTCCTAAACGTACTATGTCAATCGGGCTTTACTTCTACCACAGTTGTTAGCGATATTTCAGGTCGCGGCGTGGGGATGGATGTGGTGGCGAGTCAAGTTGCCCTAATGAATGGCAAGCTCAGCCTAGTCTCCCAAATTGGTAAAGGCACAGCTTTCACAATTCAAATTCCTGTGCCACACTTGTTTGTACGCTGTATGCTCTTGCAGGCAGGCGATCGCACTTTTGCAGTTCCCACTTCAGAAATTCACACCACCACCTTAGTGGAGGCGCTACTCTGGCAAAAGATAGAGCGCTCCGACTACACAATTGAAGTGCAAGAAGAGTATGGGAAAGTACCAGCGATCGATCTTTATCAATATTGGCAAGGACAAACCGAAACTAGAACGCTCTTACCATCAGCGATCGCAGTGAGGACAAAACAATCCGACAGCAATCAAGGTGTTTGGTTAATAGCTGACACCCTGATTGGACAGAGTGATTTGCTAGTGAATCCAATTCCAGAACCTCTGGTTGCACCGATCGGCTTAATTGGGATGAGCTTGATGCCTGACGGAAAACTTATTCCTGTAATTGACGCACTTTCCTTTGTCGAAGTCTTCTTCTCATCAGAGTCTGAACGTCTCACAATTTCTAGTTCCCAATCAAATACGTCCTTCCTTGAACTATCTAGCGATCGCCAAATTTTAGTAGTCGATGATGCGGCTCTGATGCGGCGAAGAATTGAGAGTAGCTTGTCACCACAGGGATATGAAGTTACAACTTGTGATGATGGTATGGATGCTTGGCAATGGCTGCAACAGCATAGTCAACCAGCATTACTAATTACTGATATTGAGATGCCTCGGATGGATGGATTCACGTTGATTGATCGTTGTCGTCAAGCAGGATTTGATATGCCGATTCTTGTGATTTCATCTCGTCTTGCGGAAGAATGGTCTCGCGAGACAAATCGTCTCGGTGCAACTGATTATCTCACCAAAGGTTTCTCGACATCGGAGTTAGTGAATAAAGTTAGCGCTCTCCTCGAATTAAGAACGCTTGCATAA
- a CDS encoding DUF4189 domain-containing protein, with amino-acid sequence MLVGKTLRNRYKILKVLGSGGFGDTYLAQDTDLPGHPTCVVKQLKPKDTSPNVLPIAKSLFEREAEYLYKLGNAHPQIPKLFAHFEESNEFFLVQEFVEGHSLAAEILIGMRLSESATITLLLEILEVLSFVHQNNVIHRDIKLANLMRRQQDSKIVLIDFGAVKDITALGTDSQGNTDVTVSIGSPGYMPSEQARGKPRLSSDVYAVGMIGIQALTGIAPDSLQEDANTGEILWRDRVDVSNAFAEVLQNMVFYHFSQRYKSAIEALQAIQSLGATNINSIAPTEVIAYPSTAADASPTIITNTNRDTVPVSASTTPQTPIPTPPQSPVTTPHVTVTAPNPAFTRFQPFVWIILTGVISVSAAIATAILIPKLTNRPADNTPQAEVTKAATSSPVASPTTSPTPETLGPIKATDAPPEPPPVVATTNPTLSSFGAIARSPSTQAKGYSWNFPSQKAAETRALNECESSSASGDCQVLIWAQNACISLAESSNGAAGSGWAEDMTAAENTAKRVCQKYKGVDCTITNTICLPVRQ; translated from the coding sequence ATGTTAGTAGGCAAAACATTAAGGAATCGCTACAAGATCCTCAAAGTTCTCGGAAGTGGAGGATTTGGCGATACTTACTTGGCTCAAGACACAGATCTACCAGGTCATCCCACCTGTGTTGTCAAGCAACTTAAGCCCAAGGATACTAGCCCAAATGTTTTGCCGATCGCTAAAAGCTTATTTGAAAGGGAAGCGGAGTATCTTTACAAATTGGGAAATGCCCATCCACAGATTCCTAAGCTATTTGCGCACTTTGAAGAAAGCAATGAATTCTTTTTAGTACAAGAATTTGTGGAAGGGCATAGCCTCGCTGCTGAGATTCTCATTGGAATGCGATTATCTGAAAGTGCCACGATTACTTTATTGCTAGAGATTTTAGAGGTTCTATCCTTTGTCCATCAGAATAATGTTATTCACCGTGACATTAAACTTGCAAACCTCATGCGTCGTCAGCAAGATAGCAAAATCGTCCTCATTGACTTTGGTGCAGTTAAAGACATCACCGCTCTAGGAACTGACTCACAAGGCAATACAGATGTCACAGTAAGCATTGGTTCACCAGGATATATGCCCAGCGAGCAAGCAAGGGGAAAACCTCGACTCAGCAGTGATGTTTATGCTGTCGGCATGATTGGAATTCAAGCTCTCACAGGAATTGCTCCTGATAGCTTGCAAGAAGATGCTAATACGGGCGAGATTTTGTGGCGCGATCGCGTAGATGTCAGTAATGCTTTTGCGGAAGTATTGCAAAACATGGTGTTTTATCATTTTAGTCAGCGCTATAAATCTGCGATCGAAGCTCTACAGGCAATTCAATCTCTTGGTGCCACCAACATCAATAGTATTGCACCAACAGAAGTGATCGCTTATCCATCAACCGCAGCAGATGCGTCGCCAACTATAATTACTAATACAAACAGAGACACTGTTCCTGTATCTGCTTCTACTACACCCCAAACCCCTATCCCAACACCTCCTCAGTCTCCAGTCACAACTCCCCATGTCACAGTCACGGCTCCTAATCCAGCTTTTACGAGATTCCAACCATTTGTATGGATTATCTTAACTGGAGTGATATCAGTTTCGGCTGCGATCGCCACAGCAATTCTGATCCCAAAACTAACTAATCGCCCTGCTGATAATACGCCCCAAGCTGAAGTCACAAAAGCGGCAACAAGTTCTCCTGTTGCTTCGCCAACTACTTCGCCCACCCCCGAAACACTAGGGCCTATAAAAGCAACAGATGCGCCTCCAGAGCCTCCTCCTGTAGTTGCAACTACCAATCCCACTTTGTCAAGTTTTGGTGCGATCGCGCGTTCCCCATCGACACAAGCCAAAGGATACTCTTGGAACTTCCCTTCCCAAAAAGCAGCCGAAACAAGGGCTTTAAATGAATGTGAAAGCTCTTCCGCTTCAGGAGACTGCCAAGTATTAATCTGGGCGCAAAATGCCTGCATATCTCTAGCGGAGAGTTCTAATGGAGCGGCTGGCTCAGGCTGGGCAGAAGATATGACTGCCGCCGAAAATACCGCAAAACGAGTCTGCCAGAAATATAAAGGCGTTGATTGTACAATCACCAATACAATCTGCTTACCTGTCCGTCAATAG
- a CDS encoding methyl-accepting chemotaxis protein, whose protein sequence is MIASLYLNSHLSAIVNQDAQRQLSDATLFVFGLGTILIVISSLLGLFIGNTLSKRIRGLEAIARQYAAGDFGSTVELGAQDEVGKLADVFNLMTFNLAQNKQDQSTAQIEAEAQNDIFQDEISHLLDVVSELELGDLTVKAEVSPHATGLIADTLNRLSEQLSEVLAAVLQTAQQVTIRTDRLEKLAIAVSQNAEQQEALVVQARLGIEDVNQLAQDAAQLAIAANKAVQRVRSAVRQGEEQIIYLTASIESLQAATVQMVQRIKNLGEFVALAKQFVLDQKRLASLTQVLATNASMVASRALEQRDPEQFVSVAREFEAIASQVNNLATQTNQGLVALQQRTGFVDVVVSGIDQDVRDVNSLVFDFTNSVNSSEQSFTNIATVTEELSEIGVAVTDSSQSIAEAVKFSLASIQDIEAIAERSASQAQFTRDQSGKMGMLARQLLERVQFFRLPPMLETVDKEIDDMESLEIDEFQAVR, encoded by the coding sequence GTGATTGCCTCTTTGTATCTCAACAGCCATCTTTCGGCGATCGTTAACCAAGATGCTCAAAGGCAACTATCCGATGCCACATTATTTGTGTTTGGCTTAGGGACTATTTTGATTGTGATTAGTTCATTGCTTGGTCTATTTATTGGTAATACCCTTAGCAAGAGGATTCGTGGTCTAGAAGCGATCGCTAGACAATATGCCGCAGGGGATTTCGGCTCAACTGTAGAGCTTGGTGCACAGGATGAAGTTGGTAAGTTAGCAGATGTTTTTAACCTGATGACTTTTAACCTTGCGCAAAACAAGCAAGATCAATCTACTGCCCAGATTGAAGCCGAAGCTCAAAATGATATTTTCCAAGATGAGATTTCGCATTTGCTGGATGTGGTCTCGGAGTTAGAGCTTGGAGATCTAACAGTTAAGGCAGAAGTCAGCCCCCATGCAACGGGATTAATTGCAGATACGCTCAATCGTTTGTCAGAGCAGCTATCTGAAGTGCTTGCCGCAGTTTTGCAGACCGCTCAACAAGTAACGATTCGCACCGATCGCCTTGAGAAATTAGCGATCGCTGTGTCTCAAAACGCTGAACAGCAGGAAGCATTAGTGGTGCAAGCCCGTTTAGGAATTGAAGATGTAAACCAATTGGCGCAAGATGCGGCACAACTTGCGATCGCGGCAAACAAAGCTGTGCAGAGAGTGCGATCGGCTGTGCGACAAGGTGAGGAGCAAATTATTTACTTGACTGCTTCGATTGAGTCTCTGCAAGCTGCCACCGTGCAGATGGTGCAAAGGATTAAAAATCTAGGCGAATTCGTTGCTCTTGCCAAACAATTTGTGTTGGATCAAAAACGTCTTGCCTCTTTAACTCAGGTTTTGGCGACTAATGCCTCAATGGTAGCGTCACGGGCGTTAGAACAGCGCGACCCTGAACAATTTGTCTCTGTGGCAAGGGAATTTGAAGCGATCGCGTCGCAGGTAAATAACTTAGCTACCCAAACTAATCAAGGGCTAGTAGCTTTGCAACAACGAACGGGATTCGTTGATGTAGTAGTTTCGGGTATTGATCAAGACGTTCGTGATGTGAATAGCCTTGTATTTGACTTTACCAATAGTGTGAATAGTTCAGAGCAGTCATTTACCAATATCGCAACTGTAACCGAGGAGTTATCTGAAATTGGTGTCGCAGTTACTGATTCTTCGCAATCAATCGCTGAAGCTGTAAAATTTAGCTTAGCTTCGATTCAAGATATTGAAGCGATCGCTGAACGTTCTGCTTCTCAGGCACAGTTTACTCGTGATCAATCGGGGAAGATGGGAATGTTGGCACGTCAATTGCTAGAAAGGGTACAGTTTTTCCGTTTGCCGCCAATGCTGGAAACAGTGGACAAGGAAATCGACGACATGGAGTCTCTTGAAATTGATGAATTTCAGGCTGTGCGCTGA